From a region of the Haloferax volcanii DS2 genome:
- a CDS encoding DUF7389 domain-containing protein, whose translation MSDDSFDVKLVVTRGTGSQDKEKMQVEVSADSLEELDEKVNGARERLREWADDIRTIQPDGRRRHDDAQTELGGASA comes from the coding sequence GTGAGTGACGATTCGTTCGACGTGAAGCTCGTCGTCACCCGCGGCACCGGGTCGCAGGACAAGGAGAAGATGCAGGTCGAGGTCTCGGCCGACTCGCTCGAAGAACTCGACGAGAAGGTGAACGGTGCCCGCGAGCGACTGCGCGAGTGGGCTGACGACATCCGCACCATCCAGCCGGACGGTCGCCGTCGACACGACGACGCCCAGACGGAACTCGGAGGTGCCAGCGCGTGA
- a CDS encoding sigma factor-like helix-turn-helix DNA-binding protein: protein MSAQTNLGTFTAGLSPAETDAYLAVDEGDETPTEFARRTGRDPSTVRTLLYRARRKLDKRGGA from the coding sequence GTGAGCGCCCAGACGAACCTCGGGACGTTTACCGCCGGACTCTCGCCCGCGGAGACCGACGCCTATCTCGCCGTCGACGAGGGCGACGAGACGCCGACCGAGTTCGCACGCCGGACCGGACGTGACCCGTCGACTGTGCGGACGCTCCTGTACCGCGCTCGGCGCAAGCTCGACAAGCGGGGTGGAGCGTGA
- a CDS encoding ribbon-helix-helix domain-containing protein, giving the protein MSTAYDTDGSGSRNISLKVGDDFVEDFDRAIKRGQLNGELPMDMSRSEAIRRLMKMAIEDPSLLASEEDED; this is encoded by the coding sequence ATGAGCACCGCCTACGATACGGACGGAAGCGGTTCCCGGAACATTTCTCTCAAAGTGGGCGACGACTTCGTCGAAGACTTCGACCGCGCGATAAAGAGAGGTCAGTTAAACGGGGAGCTACCCATGGATATGTCTCGAAGCGAGGCAATTCGCCGTTTGATGAAGATGGCGATTGAGGACCCGTCTCTGCTTGCCAGCGAAGAAGACGAGGATTGA
- a CDS encoding tyrosine-type recombinase/integrase — MTDLEPLSPEEGVTRFLRHREPSVRDSTLQNSRTRLNHFLDWCEEVGIENLNDLSGRDLADFVAWRRGDIAPITLQKQLSTVRAALGFWADIEGVEDGLRERVHAPELPDGAEARDVHLSADRAESILDYLDRYQYASREHVIMALLWRTGMRRGALRALDVGDLHADDHAVELVHRPETDTALKNGTKGERWVYLGPEWFEVVDEYAATNRHDVVDDHGRRPLITSKYGRPTGDTIYKWVGKLTRPCEYGDCPHDRERATCDAVGSDGYPSRCPSSRSPHAVRRGHITAYLNREVSPETISERSDVSLDILYQHYDARTPREKMNVRIQNLP; from the coding sequence GTGACCGACCTCGAACCGCTCTCCCCCGAGGAGGGCGTCACGCGCTTCCTGCGTCACCGCGAACCGAGCGTCCGCGACTCGACCCTGCAGAACTCGCGCACTCGGCTGAACCACTTCCTCGACTGGTGCGAGGAGGTCGGCATCGAGAACCTGAACGACCTGTCCGGCCGCGACCTCGCCGACTTCGTCGCGTGGCGCCGAGGCGACATCGCGCCCATCACGCTCCAGAAGCAACTGAGCACCGTGCGGGCGGCGCTCGGTTTCTGGGCCGACATCGAGGGCGTCGAGGACGGCCTTCGCGAGCGCGTTCACGCGCCGGAGCTTCCCGACGGTGCCGAGGCGCGCGACGTCCACCTGTCGGCGGACCGCGCCGAATCGATTCTCGACTACCTCGACCGCTACCAGTACGCCAGCCGCGAGCACGTCATCATGGCGTTGCTCTGGCGAACCGGAATGCGTCGGGGTGCGCTTCGGGCGCTCGATGTCGGCGACCTGCACGCCGACGACCACGCCGTCGAGTTGGTCCATCGGCCGGAGACCGATACCGCTCTGAAGAACGGCACGAAGGGCGAGCGGTGGGTCTACCTCGGTCCCGAGTGGTTCGAGGTCGTCGACGAGTACGCCGCGACGAACCGGCACGATGTCGTCGACGACCACGGCCGCCGCCCGCTGATAACGTCGAAGTACGGCCGTCCGACCGGCGATACCATCTACAAGTGGGTCGGGAAGCTGACGCGCCCCTGCGAGTACGGCGACTGTCCGCACGACCGCGAGCGAGCGACGTGCGACGCGGTCGGGTCAGACGGCTATCCGAGTCGGTGCCCGTCGTCGCGGTCGCCCCACGCCGTTCGTCGAGGACACATCACGGCCTACCTGAACCGCGAGGTCTCGCCGGAGACGATTTCGGAGCGGTCGGACGTGTCGCTCGACATCCTGTACCAGCACTACGACGCGCGGACCCCGCGCGAGAAGATGAACGTTCGAATCCAGAACCTGCCATGA
- a CDS encoding ribbon-helix-helix domain-containing protein has protein sequence MEVSVNVSISMPPEMLEKIDENARAHGKSRAAYVRHLIQQAPDSPFETPELQLTDEPPAEA, from the coding sequence ATGGAAGTCTCAGTAAACGTGAGCATCTCCATGCCGCCGGAGATGCTAGAGAAAATCGACGAAAACGCCCGAGCTCACGGGAAATCGCGTGCGGCGTACGTCCGTCACCTCATCCAGCAGGCACCGGACTCACCGTTCGAGACGCCCGAACTCCAACTGACCGACGAACCGCCCGCAGAAGCATGA